A genomic region of Dreissena polymorpha isolate Duluth1 chromosome 4, UMN_Dpol_1.0, whole genome shotgun sequence contains the following coding sequences:
- the LOC127877577 gene encoding uncharacterized protein LOC127877577 yields MVQQPSYTPTGGDVYSLSTSKQVLVTKDPVFVRKDIINGHYIGKKPGNYFVVCLILSIINPVFGPISLIFSVMSDRAYNRGDLRYAEKWAQYTMTACMFIFIFTVILYIAIGFSLSTIGMNEGYQFGA; encoded by the exons ATGGTTCAGCAGCCCAGTTATACACCGACAGGTGGTGATGTGTACTCACTGTCAACATCCAAACAGGTGCTGGTAACAAAGGACCCAGTATTTGTACGCAAGGACATAATCAATGGTCACTACATTGGAAAGAAACCCGGGAACTACTTTGTGGTCTGTTTGATCCTCTCCATCATCAACCCTGTGTTTGGACCcatttcattgattttttcaG TAATGTCTGATCGTGCATACAACAGAGGTGACCTGCGCTACGCTGAGAAGTGGGCCCAGTACACCATGACAGCATGCATGTTCATTTTTATATTCACCGTGATCCTGTACATCGCCATTGGGTTCTCTCTGAGCACGATCGGTATGAATGAAGGCTATCAGTTTGGGGCCTGa